The following coding sequences lie in one Arachis hypogaea cultivar Tifrunner chromosome 9, arahy.Tifrunner.gnm2.J5K5, whole genome shotgun sequence genomic window:
- the LOC112710438 gene encoding protein ADP-ribosyltransferase PARP3-like isoform X4 — protein sequence MVHYDALHLGLSFSEIIKRLQNMLLLSLEGVRDITVASHLIGDMSGSTIDDPLSETYNKLGCLISPLEKDSDDYDMIVKYLERTYEPVKVGDMDHKAQIFLGTCTRGSYQLYVHYQCQDTRW from the exons ATGGTTCACTATGATGCACTCCACTTAGGCCTTTCCTTTTCAGAGATTATCAAGAGATTGCAGAACAT GCTGCTGCTGTCCTTGGAGGGTGTTAGGGACATAACCGTGGCTTCTCACCTCATAGGAGATATGAGTGGCTCTACCATTGATGACCCCTTGTCAGAGACCTACAATAAATTAGGTTGCTTAATCTCTCCCTTGGAGAAGGATTCCGATGATTATGATATGATTGTCAAGTATCTAGAGAGAACTTATGAACCAGTCAAAGTTGGTGACATG GATCACAAAGCTCAAATCTTTTTAGGCACTTGCACAAGGGGTTCTTACCAGCTATATGTTCACTACCAGTGCCAGGATACACG TTGGTGA
- the LOC112710438 gene encoding protein ADP-ribosyltransferase PARP3-like isoform X1, with product MVHYDALHLGLSFSEIIKRLQNMLLLSLEGVRDITVASHLIGDMSGSTIDDPLSETYNKLGCLISPLEKDSDDYDMIVKYLERTYEPVKVGDMALAQGVLTSYMFTTSARIHVGDVKLINLWYKYALSWLTILRKYWREAIGLSLLSIRPLQCKTVHFTLGNNQSTFEELFG from the exons ATGGTTCACTATGATGCACTCCACTTAGGCCTTTCCTTTTCAGAGATTATCAAGAGATTGCAGAACAT GCTGCTGCTGTCCTTGGAGGGTGTTAGGGACATAACCGTGGCTTCTCACCTCATAGGAGATATGAGTGGCTCTACCATTGATGACCCCTTGTCAGAGACCTACAATAAATTAGGTTGCTTAATCTCTCCCTTGGAGAAGGATTCCGATGATTATGATATGATTGTCAAGTATCTAGAGAGAACTTATGAACCAGTCAAAGTTGGTGACATG GCACTTGCACAAGGGGTTCTTACCAGCTATATGTTCACTACCAGTGCCAGGATACACG TTGGTGACGTTAAACTTATCAATCTGTGGTACAAATACGCACTATCATGGTTGACAATATTGAGAAAATATTGGAGAGAGGCGATCGGATTGAGCTTATTGTCGATAAGACCGCTACAATGCAAGACAGTGCATTTTACTTTAGGAAATAATCAAAGTACCTTTGAAGAGCTCTTTGGATGA
- the LOC112710438 gene encoding protein ADP-ribosyltransferase PARP3-like isoform X2, giving the protein MVHYDALHLGLSFSEIIKRLQNMLLLSLEGVRDITVASHLIGDMSGSTIDDPLSETYNKLGCLISPLEKDSDDYDMIVKYLERTYEPVKVGDMALAQGVLTSYMFTTSARIHGAISYATWYRCCSMVHLIDI; this is encoded by the exons ATGGTTCACTATGATGCACTCCACTTAGGCCTTTCCTTTTCAGAGATTATCAAGAGATTGCAGAACAT GCTGCTGCTGTCCTTGGAGGGTGTTAGGGACATAACCGTGGCTTCTCACCTCATAGGAGATATGAGTGGCTCTACCATTGATGACCCCTTGTCAGAGACCTACAATAAATTAGGTTGCTTAATCTCTCCCTTGGAGAAGGATTCCGATGATTATGATATGATTGTCAAGTATCTAGAGAGAACTTATGAACCAGTCAAAGTTGGTGACATG GCACTTGCACAAGGGGTTCTTACCAGCTATATGTTCACTACCAGTGCCAGGATACACGGTGCGATAAGTTATGCTACTTGGTATAGATGTTGTAGTATGGTTCACTTAATTGATATTTGA
- the LOC112710438 gene encoding protein ADP-ribosyltransferase PARP3-like isoform X3, whose protein sequence is MVHYDALHLGLSFSEIIKRLQNMLLLSLEGVRDITVASHLIGDMSGSTIDDPLSETYNKLGCLISPLEKDSDDYDMIVKYLERTYEPVKVGDMDHKAQIFLGTCTRGSYQLYVHYQCQDTRCDKLCYLV, encoded by the exons ATGGTTCACTATGATGCACTCCACTTAGGCCTTTCCTTTTCAGAGATTATCAAGAGATTGCAGAACAT GCTGCTGCTGTCCTTGGAGGGTGTTAGGGACATAACCGTGGCTTCTCACCTCATAGGAGATATGAGTGGCTCTACCATTGATGACCCCTTGTCAGAGACCTACAATAAATTAGGTTGCTTAATCTCTCCCTTGGAGAAGGATTCCGATGATTATGATATGATTGTCAAGTATCTAGAGAGAACTTATGAACCAGTCAAAGTTGGTGACATG GATCACAAAGCTCAAATCTTTTTAGGCACTTGCACAAGGGGTTCTTACCAGCTATATGTTCACTACCAGTGCCAGGATACACGGTGCGATAAGTTATGCTACTTGGTATAG
- the LOC112710438 gene encoding uncharacterized protein isoform X5: MPKKICAFGSAFMKVPTLAIPGIKLGGIGNMRGYDKRAIGPVRSCPLPLGRSEHRRTGLGCNDHFDRSEYISFVCSTYLPPLTCLG; the protein is encoded by the exons ATGCCTAAAAAAATTTGTGCATTTGGGAGTGCATTTATGAAAGTTCCTACCTTGGCTATTCCAG GAATCAAACTTGGAGGAATTGGGAATATGCGAGGCTATGATAAACGAGCAATAGGGCCTGTGAGATCTTGTCCACTTCCTTTG GGGAGATCAGAACATAGAAGAACAGGGCTTGGTTGTAATGATCACTTTGATAGAAGTGAATACATATCTTTTGTTTGTAGCACATATCTACCCCCATTGACATG CTTAGGATGA
- the LOC112710439 gene encoding LOW QUALITY PROTEIN: disease resistance protein RPV1 (The sequence of the model RefSeq protein was modified relative to this genomic sequence to represent the inferred CDS: inserted 2 bases in 1 codon) yields MSSSKAFQIKLVVFVGLLFVSKFKGMEENMMSENSYSYTDKTLTFPAPQIKYDVFVSFRGTDIRQGLLSHLIKAFHLKQVFAFVDDKLERGDDISDALLGAIEKSLISLIIFSQDYVSSRWCLEELVKIVECREKDGQTVIPVFYKVDPSDVRYQKGTFANVFAEHEERYGMIKVQNWRTALKNSADLSGFHSTNFRNDAQLVDQIVDFISSRLNDMHQVKSKGLVGIHKPIAQLESLMLKESEDVRVIGIWGLGGIGKTTIAEEVYNRMCAKFESCCFLANVRKESERDGIMSLKKKLFSTLLNEQNLRIDLPKGLPDYVEKRLGRMKVLIVLDDVNDSDQLETLIGARDWFGLGSRIIITTRDKQVLVGEAEEIYQVEELDCDESLELFILNAFKQNQFEMEYCELSRRVVKYAKGIPLVVKVLAQLLRGKRKDIWESQLEKLKRMPNKKVHDIMRLSYDDLDRQEQQIFLDIACFFNGLKLKLEYINVLLKDQDYAVAAGMERLKDKALIIISEHNIVSMHDIIQEMAWEIIKDGSAEYPGNQRRLWDSHDIYQVLKNNRGNEAIRSISFNFSAIKDLQLSQEVFAKMSKLRFLNFYSNISQEATYSSDGLPSSWNKGLCLPQGLDSLSNEVRYLSWMHYPLDALPTNFSAENLVILDLSFNRMEKLWCGVKNLANLRILRLYNSLHLTMLPDLSKARNLEILVIRKSFSFLYVHPSVFCLNKLEILDLGGCVSLRQLRSDIHLSSLRSLSLAGCVRLQDFSVTSENLEELNLELTGIQQLPTSFWRQSKLETLHLGLSDIQSIPETIKNLTRFKYLSIRYCWNLRDLPELPPSLEYLDATGCASLKTVLFPSSAALQLKENRKSILFWNCLKLDQHSLGAIELNARINLMKFAYQHLSSLTHDYYKDNDNEAIYVYPGSNVPKWLEYRTSHDYVNVDISSSTAPHSPSLGFIFCFIVPRILSDGFAFRFTISVGEDEGNNVKFYLEKPLEKIVSDHVFLVYDHRLTHFLNSRSNVEVQQRLKIKVAAVXQTGKSDYVPVKLKGFGISPIKASEYQNFIQKMELVDKRTKRAGSLTLVGNTSLERFCFQDQKTYFDFIQEINYVDGCWKFKHHQFTNYSYRYFI; encoded by the exons ATGTCATCTTCCAAAGCTTTCCAAATAAAACTTGTTGTATTTGTTGGTCTCTTATTTGTCTCAAAATTTAAGGGCATGGAAGAAAATATGATGTCTGAAAATTCTTATTCATATACTGATAAAACTTTAACTTTCCCAGCTCCTCAAATAAAATATGATGTCTTTGTTAGCTTTAGGGGCACAGATATTCGCCAAGGTTTGCTGAGTCATTTGATTAAGGCATTTCATCTAAAACAAGTTTTTGCCTTTGTTGATGACAAGCTTGAGAGGGGAGATGACATATCAGATGCACTTCTTGGAGCAATAGAAAAATCGCTGATTTCGTTGATCATATTCTCACAAGACTATGTTTCTTCGAGATGGTGTTTAGAAGAACTTGTGAAAATAGTGGAGTGTAGAGAAAAAGATGGACAAACCGTAATACCTGTTTTTTACAAAGTAGATCCATCAGATGTACGATATCAAAAGGGCACCTTTGCAAATGTGTTTGCTGAACACGAGGAAAGGTATGGTATGATCAAGGTGCAAAACTGGAGAACTGCTTTGAAAAATTCTGCTGATTTATCAGGATTTCACTCGACAAATTTTAG GAATGATGCTCAGCTTGTTGATCAGATTGTTGATTTTATATCATCAAGATTAAATGACATGCATCAGGTTAAATCAAAAGGACTTGTTGGAATTCACAAACCAATTGCACAGTTAGAGTCGTTGATGCTCAAAGAATCCGAAGACGTACGTGTTATTGGAATTTGGGGTTTGGGCGGTATTGGTAAGACAACCATTGCAGAAGAAGTATACAACAGAATGTGTGCCAAATTTGAATCTTGTTGTTTCTTGGCAAATGTAAGAAAAGAGTCAGAAAGAGATGGAATAATGTCTTTGAAGAAGAAACTCTTTTCTACACTATTGAATGAACAAAATTTGAGAATTGACTTACCAAAGGGATTGCCTGATTATGTTGAGAAAAGGCTTGGGCGCATGAAGGTTCTCATTGTTCTAGATGATGTGAATGATTCTGACCAGTTAGAAACTTTAATTGGAGCTCGTGATTGGTTTGGATTAGGCAGTAGAATCATTATAACAACTAGAGATAAGCAAGTGCTAGTCGGAGAAGCTGAAGAGATATACCAAGTTGAGGAATTGGATTGTGATGAATCTCTTGAACTCTTCATTCTAAATGCCTTCAAACAAAACCAGTTTGAAATGGAGTATTGTGAGCTGTCAAGGAGGGTGGTCAAGTATGCCAAAGGCATTCCATTAGTTGTTAAAGTTTTGGCTCAACTTCTTCGTGGCAAACGAAAGGATATATGGGAAAGTCAATTGGAGAAACTTAAAAGAATGCCTAATAAGAAAGTTCATGATATAATGCGGCTGAGCTATGATGATCTTGATCGTCAAGAGCAACAGATTTTCTTAGACATTGCCTGTTTTTTCAATGGATTGAAGCTCAAGTTGGAATACATAAACGTTTTACTAAAAGACCAAGATTATGCAGTGGCTGCTGGGATGGAAAGGCTGAAAGATAAGGCTCTTATAATTATTTCTGAGCACAATATTGTATCTATGCATGATATTATTCAAGAAATGGCTTGGGAGATCATTAAAGATGGCTCTGCTGAATACCCTGGAAACCAACGTCGGTTATGGGATTCTCACGACATATATCAAGTATTGAAAAACAACAGG GGGAATGAGGCCATTAGAAGCATATCCTTCAACTTTTCAGCAATTAAGGACCTTCAGTTAAGCCAAGAAGTCTTTGCTAAGATGAGCAAACTACGATTTCTAAATTTCTATAGCAACATATCTCAAGAGGCCACGTATAGTTCTGATGGACTTCCATCTTCGTGGAACAAAGGCCTGTGTCTTCCTCAAGGACTTGATTCTTTGTCAAATGAAGTAAGATACCTTAGTTGGATGCATTACCCTCTGGATGCCTTGCCAACCAACTTTTCTGCAGAAAATCTAGTAATATTGGACTTGTCCTTCAACCGAATGGAAAAACTTTGGTGTGGGGTGAAG AATCTGGCAAATTTAAGGATCCTTAGATTATATAATTCCTTACACCTGACCATGCTGCCAGACTTGTCGAAAGCCAGAAACCTTGAAATACTAGTTATTCGCAAGAGTTTCAGTTTCCTTTATGTACATCCGTCTGTTTTTTGTCTCAACAAGCTTGAGATATTGGATCTAGGAGGGTGCGTTTCCCTTAGGCAGCTCCGAAGCGATATCCATTTGAGCTCTCTCCGTTCTCTCTCTCTCGCCGGCTGCGTAAGGCTACAGGACTTCTCAGTTACCTCAGAGAATCTGGAAGAGCTGAACTTAGAGCTCACAGGTATCCAACAACTACCGACATCCTTTTGGCGCCAAAGCAAACTCGAAACATTACATCTAGGATTGTCTGATATTCAGAGCATTCCTGAAACCATCAAGAATCTCACAAGGTTCAAGTATCTTAGCATCAGATATTGTTGGAACCTCAGGGATTTACCAGAGCTTCCCCCATCTCTTGAGTATCTAGACGCCACCGGATGCGCATCACTCAAGACAGTGTTGTTTCCATCGTCGGCTGCCTTGCAGCTTAAGGAAAACAGGAAAAGCATTTTGTTCTGGAATTGCTTGAAATTGGATCAACACTCCCTTGGGGCTATTGAATTGAATGCACGAATCAACCTCATGAAATTTGCATACCAGCATTTATCATCATTAACACATGACTACTATAAAGATAATGACAATGAAGCCATCTATGTGTATCCAGGAAGCAATGTTCCAAAGTGGTTGGAGTATAGAACATCACATGATTACGTAAATGTTGATATCTCTTCTTCGACTGCGCCACATTCCCCTTCGTTGGGCTTCATATTTTGCTTCATTGTTCCACGAATCCTCTCGGATGGTTTTGCTTTCAGGTTTACCATAAGTGTTGGTGAAGATGAAGGAAACAATGTCAAATTTTACTTGGAGAAACCACTTGAAAAAATTGTTTCAGATCATGTGTTTCTCGTGTATGATCACCGGCTTACTCACTTCCTTAATAGCAGAAGCAATGTTGAAGTTCAACAGAGGCTTAAAATTAAGGTTGCGGCGGT ACAGACAGGGAAATCAGATTATGTGCCTGTGAAGCTAAAAGGGTTTGGAATCAGTCCAATAAAAGCATCAGAATATCAAAATTTCATTCAGAAAATGGAATTGGTTGATAAGAGGACGAAAAGAGCTGGTTCACTTACTTTGGTTGGAAATACTTCACTTGAAAGATTTTGCTTCCAAGACCAGAAAACTTACTTTGACTTCATTCAAGAAATCAACTACGTTGATGGTTGTTGGAAATTCAAACACCATCAATTCACTAATTATTCATATaggtattttatttga